AGATATGgtttatgaaaaagaaaataaaggagagatGTCCTTTATGGGAAGATATTGAGGAGTGGAGACAAAGTACAGCTCGAGCTTcaattcagaaggaaagaaaggggacGCAGCCAGCTCAGCGTGTCATCCCTGCCTGCCAAAGCCAGGTCTAAGCAATGGAATCTGGCTGCTTCTCAAAGCCACAATCTGACAAATGGCCTGACCTGATATGAGAGCAATCAGACCGACAGCTCCTATTTGGATCTGTGTGAAACACATAACTGCCACTTCTGCTTTTGCATCACAGTTTCTTGTTAGGGGAAAACCTACCCCAAGCAAAGCCACAGATGTGACAGAAAGATGAAGGCAAACGGATAAGAAAGGAAActctgagaatcacagaatcatagaacatcctgagtaggaagggacccacaaggtTCATCGAGCCTAACCCCAGCCTCAACATAAACCTCCCAAAAGCCAGATGCTGCATCTGAATGTCATCCAGGTGCTTTTTGAGCTCCGGCAGATaatgaaagtgagaaagaagCAGGTGGGAACAGCGAAGTTATGAGAACAAATAGAACTGCTGAGTTTATAAGAGGATCCAACACGACAACGGGGGAGAAGTAAGGCAGAACCCAACACATGCCCGATGCCTGGATATACCCTCCGACCCAAATGGAAGAGGTGAACCCCGTTCTCAGGTTGTCACCATGTGCGCTAACGGGCGGCACAACCCCGCCCCAGCCGCCGCCGCTCGCCACTCACCGGCGCTCAGCGGTGCTCCACCACCAGCCGCATGGTCGTGCCGTCGAAGGAGGGCGGTGCTACGAGCCGCGGGCCGCCGCCGGGCGCCGCGATGCTGACGAGCGGTTTGGCCTCGGCGGTCCCGTGCCGCGCCGCCGGCCCCTGCCCCCCGGGCACGTAGTACGGGGCCTCGGGCTCCGCCGGGCTGCCAGGATCGGCCGCTCCGCTGCCCTCGCTGCCCGGGTGGGAGAGCGGGCGCTGTAGGGCGCCGGCGGGCAGCACGGCGGCGGGCAGCAGCCCGGGATACAGCATGTAGGCGGCCCCGAAGGCGCCGGCGTTGAGGGCGAGGGGGGACAGGGGCAGCGGCAGCGGGGCGACGGCGGGCGGCGGCACCGGCACCTCCACGTACTGCCCGCTCTCGGGGTCGAAAAGGCGGCGCTTGACGGGCTGCTGCGGCGGCGCGTCCAGCAGGTAGTACTGCCCGCTGCTCACGTCCAGCAGCACCCGCCGCTGCGGCAGCGGCTCGGCCACGGACGGCGAGAAGCAGAACAACGGAgccggcggggcggcggcgaAGGGCGGCAGCGCCGGCGGGAAGAGAGCGGTCGCGGCGTCGGGGGACTGCGGGGCGGCGGAGGCGTCTGCGGCGGACGGCAGCCCGGGGCCGCCCGCGGGAGGGGCGGCGCCGAAGGACaccggggcggggcggccgccgcccgccgccgccgccggggcGGGTCCGGGTCTCGCGGCGGCGAGAGGCAGGGCCAGGTAGCCTTCGCAGTCCGTGCCGCGCTCCGGCTCCGCCCGTCCCTCGCCGCCGGGAGCCGGGAGCCGCGGGGCTCGCGGAGCCAACGCCGCCGTCGCCGCCGCCGAGGGACCCCGCACGCCGCCGTCCGCCGGGGGCTTGGCGGGCGGCGCGGCGGAGCCCCGGAGCGTGAGGAgggcgcggggcggcgcggggccgcgCTGGCGCTGCCGGGCGAGGCTCTCGAAGGCGGCCGCCTTGGCGGACACCTTGTCGGCTGCGGCGGCGGGGTTGGCGGCGCGGCGCGGCAGGCGCTCTCCTCCCGTCGGGCCGGGGCCCTTGTTCGACGGCTCCTCGGCCTTGGGCGACGGCTCGGCGGCGAGGGGCGGGCGGGGCCCGGCGTCGCGTTCCTGGCTGGCGATGAGGGACAGGACGTGACTGCCGGTGATGGGCAGCGGGTCGCTCTTGCGCTTCCACTCGCGCTTGCTGAAGCTGTACAGCTCCTCCATGCTGCGCACCGCCGCCGTCAGCTTCTCCAGCGCGTTCTGCACCGGCGCCGCTTTGCCTTCCTCCCGCGGGTCCTCCTCCGCGCCGCGGCCCTTCTCGGCGGGCGCCGGGGCCGCCTGGTGCCTCCAGGGCGCGGCCGACTTGGCGACGATCTTAAGCACGGAGGGCTGCCGCGGGTCGCTCTTGTTGGGCGCGATGGTGGCCACGGGCAGGCGGCCCGAGGTGCGATGTACCAGCACGGTGCCCTCCGGCGGACAGCCGAGCGCCCGGCCCCCCGCTGCCGCCGCTTTGCCTCCCGCTTCGGCCCAGCCAGGTTGCCGATGCTCGGCGCCGCCCTGCTCGGAGCCCACGCTGCCCCTGTCGCTGCCGGCATCCGCCGAATCGCCGCCGTGGGAGCCTTTGATGAGCTTACGCACGTCCCGCACCTGATGCAGGGGAGCCTGCGCCTTGCCCTTGCCCTCCCGCACGTCGCGCACCAGGAACTGCGGCACCCTGTCGGAGCCGTCGGGCCGCGGTGCCCTGAGGCCGGTGTCGGGCGGTCGGGCGGCCAGCTGCGGCGTCAGCAGCTGCGCGATGCTGAACGGCGGCTCTGCGGGCGGCCCCAGGCTGATCTTGATCTCGGGGAGCCGGGGCTTGGCGGCGGGCGGCGAGGCGGGACGCTGCCCGGCGGGCTCCTTCTCCTTGTTGGCGTGCTGGATGCCGGGCACGAACAGGCGCGACATCTTGGTGGCTTTGCCGGCGGCCGGCTCGCCCGGCTCGGGCCGCGGGGACGGCTTCGCCTTGCCGCCGGGCGCCCGCTCCTCCTTGCTCTCCGCTTCCCGCTCCTTCCACGACCTGAAGGCGCTGTGCTGGCTGCGCAGGAAGGTGGCCCTGGCCGCCTCCGAGCCGCTCCGCCGGGCATCGGCCCCCTCCTCCACCGCGGTTCTCTCCTGGCTCCCTTCGCGCGGCGTCGCCGCTTTGGGGGCCGGCGACCGCCCGCCGCCGCGCTCCCCCGGCTCCTCCGGAGGCGGCGCGCCGTGCTCCGAGCCTCCCTCCGACAGCCGCGAGCTCTGCCGCTGCACGCCGCCCTCCCGCGGCCGCCCGCCGCCTCCGCTCCCGGTGCCGGGCTCCGGGTCTCGGCCGGCGGGCGGCGCGGCGCCGGGCCCCGCCGAGGACGTGTCGGTGAGCTCGCCCCGCTCCATCTTGAACTCGTGCTCCAGCTGCATCTTCTTGGAGATGACGTTCTTCAGGAGGCTGGAAGCGAACTTGGACTTCTTGCTGGCCTCCTCCTCGCCGGCTCGGGCGGCCCGGCCGGGCTCCCGCACGCCGAGCGTCCcccggggcggcggcggcgcctcGACGTGCGCGATCTCCCCGTCCAGCTTGCTGACCACGAACTGCAGCGCCCTGCTGGGCGCCTTGCCGGAGCGCACGCACAGCTGCCCGCCGCCCGCGGCGCCGCGCGGCCCCAGAGCGCCGCACTTGAGGTCCAGGTAGGTGGACCAGCGGTTGACGCCCAGCGCATGGTCGGACAGGGAGGCGGAGGAGGCGCGGGAGCCGAGGCTGAGCGTGTCGAAGTAGGGGTACGCCAGGCTGCGGAAGGCGCGGGCCGTCAGGTTGCGCACCTCCTTGTCGGCGTCGTCCAGTTCGCTGACGGCGCTGGAGGCGCCGCTGGAGCAGCCGCCCGCCTCCCTGGCCCCGCAGCGCGTCTGCAGGCGCGCGGGGACGGCGATGAACTTCTTGGCGTGCTGGCGGCCGGCGTCCTGCCCCGAGGCCGCCGCGCGCTCCGGGGCGGCGGCGACGCGGA
This region of Coturnix japonica isolate 7356 chromosome 4, Coturnix japonica 2.1, whole genome shotgun sequence genomic DNA includes:
- the C4H4orf54 gene encoding uncharacterized protein C4orf54 homolog; its protein translation is MDAAGPQPAGPEGRGPGKEEEETAAAYAEVCGSAGAESGAADGGAAVATEGPAPAGHRPEVAAPGCGSGPGSPSSSSCPSAGSATGGGGAEEATAAGGQTSSSSLGCESDEEAGEGRGAGEPPRRALGSAHYISTQEIQLSEVDHDMDFDAGLAARWDFEDDNVIYSFVDYASFGSDETPGDTPTEEDNSCYLSTTPSERTARADSAGSGSEAAGGSSGSGTGASPAGHVLLSIKAASRAIKECSAAREERHATYGAEHEGDMSLRVAAAPERAAASGQDAGRQHAKKFIAVPARLQTRCGAREAGGCSSGASSAVSELDDADKEVRNLTARAFRSLAYPYFDTLSLGSRASSASLSDHALGVNRWSTYLDLKCGALGPRGAAGGGQLCVRSGKAPSRALQFVVSKLDGEIAHVEAPPPPRGTLGVREPGRAARAGEEEASKKSKFASSLLKNVISKKMQLEHEFKMERGELTDTSSAGPGAAPPAGRDPEPGTGSGGGGRPREGGVQRQSSRLSEGGSEHGAPPPEEPGERGGGRSPAPKAATPREGSQERTAVEEGADARRSGSEAARATFLRSQHSAFRSWKEREAESKEERAPGGKAKPSPRPEPGEPAAGKATKMSRLFVPGIQHANKEKEPAGQRPASPPAAKPRLPEIKISLGPPAEPPFSIAQLLTPQLAARPPDTGLRAPRPDGSDRVPQFLVRDVREGKGKAQAPLHQVRDVRKLIKGSHGGDSADAGSDRGSVGSEQGGAEHRQPGWAEAGGKAAAAGGRALGCPPEGTVLVHRTSGRLPVATIAPNKSDPRQPSVLKIVAKSAAPWRHQAAPAPAEKGRGAEEDPREEGKAAPVQNALEKLTAAVRSMEELYSFSKREWKRKSDPLPITGSHVLSLIASQERDAGPRPPLAAEPSPKAEEPSNKGPGPTGGERLPRRAANPAAAADKVSAKAAAFESLARQRQRGPAPPRALLTLRGSAAPPAKPPADGGVRGPSAAATAALAPRAPRLPAPGGEGRAEPERGTDCEGYLALPLAAARPGPAPAAAAGGGRPAPVSFGAAPPAGGPGLPSAADASAAPQSPDAATALFPPALPPFAAAPPAPLFCFSPSVAEPLPQRRVLLDVSSGQYYLLDAPPQQPVKRRLFDPESGQYVEVPVPPPAVAPLPLPLSPLALNAGAFGAAYMLYPGLLPAAVLPAGALQRPLSHPGSEGSGAADPGSPAEPEAPYYVPGGQGPAARHGTAEAKPLVSIAAPGGGPRLVAPPSFDGTTMRLVVEHR